From the Accumulibacter sp. genome, one window contains:
- a CDS encoding DUF2242 domain-containing protein gives MHPACRQPPAQQRTSLRPGRARGLLLAALLACGLTACGDATRNVAVYQSEDFAADETFSRLFDASPEATCEAARRALLSQGYLLTAVKPDAVSASKNFQPQGDVHVQIVFNVVCTSEGGNEELATAYVSAIEDRYTLKKNPNSASVGVAAIGSLSIPLGANEDSLVKVASETIPAGPFYDRFFALMHRNLAQQAGGR, from the coding sequence ATGCACCCCGCGTGCCGCCAGCCACCCGCGCAGCAACGGACATCCCTGCGGCCAGGGCGCGCGCGCGGACTGCTGCTGGCGGCGCTGCTCGCCTGCGGCCTCACCGCCTGCGGCGACGCGACGCGCAACGTCGCCGTCTACCAGAGCGAGGATTTCGCCGCCGACGAGACCTTCTCGCGCCTCTTCGACGCCAGCCCCGAAGCGACCTGCGAAGCGGCCCGGCGCGCGCTGCTCAGCCAGGGCTACCTGCTGACCGCCGTCAAGCCGGATGCGGTCAGCGCCAGCAAGAACTTCCAGCCGCAGGGCGATGTGCATGTGCAGATCGTCTTCAACGTCGTGTGCACCAGCGAGGGCGGCAACGAAGAGCTGGCGACGGCCTACGTCAGCGCCATCGAGGACCGCTACACGCTGAAGAAGAACCCGAACTCGGCCAGCGTCGGTGTCGCCGCCATCGGCTCGCTGTCGATCCCGCTCGGCGCGAACGAGGATTCGCTGGTCAAGGTCGCCAGCGAGACGATCCCCGCCGGGCCGTTCTACGACCGCTTCTTCGCCCTGATGCACCGCAACCTGGCACAGCAGGCAGGTGGGCGGTAG
- a CDS encoding ATP-binding domain-containing protein, which translates to MARIIPDGWRELSVTGGAQREIETLALLAEGLPDAYSVYHAVHWTATEGRQAIFGEIDFAVVNLSGDILLIEQKSGFLGETAAGLVKQYPGRSKSVPVQISRMVGKLRGKLASRADIPSVHIDALLYCPDYTVRSPETAGLVRERIVDASTREQLCRIIQELLPARAKTPATPKIDAFLRDLIQLETDVSALMGHARNLVTRVSGGLAQWARRLEFAPFRLRISGTAGSGKTQLALAEYRATIEAGKRPLYVCFNRPLADHFKRIAPRGGVACTFHQLCDQRLRDAGKKADFSAPDAFERLRQSAAALPVDAAFVFDTIIVDEGQDISETWRDFIFRHARADARLLWLEDPMQNLYGRPPTPLPGWVTLRSQSNYRSPRPVVELLRRLLPGEPAIEAASPIAADEIEFLDYADTAGLFARIKEAIRICYSAGFRKHDLAIVSYHGRERSQLMALDRLGQTSLRHFTGNYDLFGQPVYTDGDVLVESVYRFKGQSAPAVILAEVDFEALDDRAVRKLFVGATRCSMKVILVVHERSAARLLERIG; encoded by the coding sequence ATGGCCCGCATCATCCCCGACGGCTGGCGCGAACTCTCGGTCACCGGGGGCGCGCAGCGCGAGATCGAAACCCTCGCCCTCCTTGCCGAAGGCCTGCCCGACGCGTATTCGGTGTATCACGCCGTGCACTGGACCGCGACCGAAGGGCGCCAGGCCATTTTCGGCGAAATCGACTTCGCCGTGGTGAACCTCTCCGGCGACATCCTGCTGATCGAACAGAAGAGCGGTTTCCTCGGCGAGACCGCCGCGGGGCTGGTCAAACAGTACCCCGGCCGGTCGAAGAGCGTCCCCGTGCAGATCTCGCGCATGGTCGGCAAGCTGCGCGGCAAGCTCGCCAGCCGCGCCGACATCCCCTCGGTGCACATCGATGCCCTGCTCTACTGCCCGGATTACACGGTCCGCAGCCCGGAAACCGCCGGCCTCGTCCGCGAGCGCATCGTGGACGCCAGCACGCGCGAGCAGCTGTGCCGCATCATCCAGGAACTGCTGCCGGCGCGCGCGAAGACGCCCGCGACGCCGAAAATCGACGCCTTCCTGCGCGACCTGATCCAGCTCGAAACCGACGTCAGCGCGCTGATGGGGCATGCGCGCAACCTCGTCACGCGGGTTTCCGGCGGCCTCGCGCAGTGGGCGCGGCGGCTCGAATTCGCGCCCTTCCGGCTGCGCATCAGCGGCACGGCCGGCTCGGGCAAGACGCAACTCGCGCTGGCGGAATACCGCGCCACCATCGAGGCCGGCAAGCGGCCGCTCTACGTCTGCTTCAACCGCCCGCTGGCCGACCATTTCAAGCGCATCGCCCCGCGCGGCGGCGTCGCCTGCACCTTCCACCAGCTCTGCGACCAGCGGCTGCGCGACGCCGGCAAGAAAGCGGACTTCAGCGCACCCGACGCCTTCGAGCGCCTGCGGCAAAGCGCCGCGGCACTGCCGGTGGACGCCGCCTTCGTCTTCGACACGATCATCGTCGACGAGGGCCAGGACATCTCCGAGACGTGGCGCGATTTCATCTTCCGCCATGCCCGCGCCGATGCGCGCCTCCTCTGGCTGGAAGACCCGATGCAGAACCTCTACGGCCGCCCGCCGACGCCGCTGCCGGGCTGGGTGACGCTGCGCTCGCAGAGCAACTACCGCAGCCCGCGGCCGGTCGTCGAGCTGCTGCGTCGTCTGCTCCCCGGCGAACCCGCGATCGAGGCCGCCTCGCCGATCGCCGCCGACGAGATCGAGTTCCTCGACTATGCCGACACCGCCGGCCTGTTCGCGCGCATCAAGGAAGCCATCCGCATCTGCTACTCGGCGGGCTTCAGGAAGCACGACCTCGCCATCGTCAGCTACCACGGCCGCGAGCGCTCGCAGCTGATGGCCCTCGACCGGCTCGGCCAGACCAGCCTGCGCCACTTCACCGGCAACTACGATCTCTTCGGGCAGCCGGTGTACACGGATGGCGACGTACTGGTCGAATCGGTCTACCGCTTCAAGGGCCAGTCGGCGCCCGCGGTGATCCTCGCCGAGGTCGACTTCGAGGCGCTCGACGACCGGGCGGTGCGCAAGTTATTCGTCGGCGCGACGCGCTGTTCGATGAAGGTGATTCTGGTCGTGCACGAGAGGTCCGCGGCCCGGCTGCTGGAACGTATTGGCTGA
- the ahpF gene encoding alkyl hydroperoxide reductase subunit F, protein MLDSNIRNQLRAYLEKIQQPIELVTSLDDSDQAREMLALVQEIAELSAKVSVRQDGDAVRRPSFAVGRVGEAARISFAGIPMGHEFTSLILALLQTGGHPPKAEASVLDEIRAIPGRFHFETFISLSCHNCPDVVQALNLMSVINPGISHQMIDGALFQSEVSERQIMGVPTVLLNGEHFGQGRMTLEEIVGRIDVGAVQREAEKVSARAPFDVLIVGGGPAGAAAAIYAARKGVRTGVVSERFGGQVLDTLAIENFISVKETDGPKLAAGLEQHVREYEVDIMNLQRAEQLIAAGEDGLAEVRLASGASLRSRTVIIATGARWREMNVPGEKQYRGHGVAYCPHCDGPLFKGKRVAVIGGGNSGVEAAIDLAGVVGHVTLLEFEASLRADAVLQKKLFSLPNVRVITQALTTEVTGDGQKVNGLVYTDRASGESQRIDLEGVFVQIGLLPNSDWLKGTLALSRHGEIEIDARTQTSLPGVFAAGDVTTVPYKQIVIAMGEGSKAALSAFDHLIRTSVS, encoded by the coding sequence ATGCTCGACAGCAACATCAGGAACCAGTTGCGCGCCTACCTGGAGAAGATCCAGCAGCCGATCGAACTCGTCACGTCGCTCGACGACAGTGACCAGGCGCGCGAGATGCTCGCGCTGGTACAGGAAATCGCCGAGTTGTCGGCGAAGGTCAGCGTCCGCCAGGACGGCGATGCCGTGCGCCGGCCGTCGTTCGCCGTCGGCCGGGTCGGTGAGGCGGCGCGCATCAGCTTCGCCGGCATCCCGATGGGGCACGAGTTCACCTCGCTGATCCTCGCCCTGCTGCAGACCGGTGGCCATCCGCCGAAGGCCGAGGCGAGCGTGCTCGACGAGATCCGCGCGATCCCCGGCCGCTTCCACTTCGAGACCTTCATCTCGCTCTCCTGCCACAACTGTCCCGACGTCGTGCAGGCGCTCAACCTGATGTCGGTGATCAACCCGGGCATCAGCCACCAGATGATCGACGGCGCACTGTTCCAGTCGGAAGTCAGCGAGCGGCAGATCATGGGCGTGCCCACCGTCCTGCTCAACGGCGAGCACTTTGGCCAGGGGCGGATGACGCTCGAGGAGATCGTCGGCCGGATCGACGTCGGTGCCGTGCAGCGCGAGGCCGAGAAGGTCTCGGCGCGGGCACCGTTCGACGTGCTGATCGTCGGCGGCGGCCCGGCGGGTGCCGCGGCGGCGATCTACGCCGCGCGCAAGGGCGTGCGCACCGGCGTCGTCAGCGAGCGCTTCGGTGGCCAGGTGCTCGATACGCTGGCGATCGAGAACTTCATCTCGGTCAAGGAGACCGACGGCCCGAAGCTCGCCGCCGGCCTCGAGCAGCACGTGCGCGAGTACGAGGTCGACATCATGAACCTGCAGCGTGCCGAGCAACTGATCGCCGCCGGCGAAGACGGTCTTGCCGAGGTCCGCCTGGCCAGCGGCGCCAGCCTGCGCAGCCGGACGGTGATCATCGCCACCGGCGCCCGCTGGCGCGAGATGAATGTCCCCGGCGAGAAGCAGTACCGCGGCCATGGCGTCGCCTATTGCCCGCACTGCGACGGCCCGCTGTTCAAGGGCAAGCGGGTTGCGGTCATCGGCGGCGGCAACTCGGGCGTCGAGGCGGCGATCGACCTCGCCGGCGTCGTCGGGCATGTCACGCTGCTCGAGTTCGAAGCCAGCCTGCGTGCCGATGCGGTGCTGCAGAAGAAGCTGTTCAGCCTGCCGAACGTCCGCGTGATCACGCAGGCGCTGACCACCGAAGTCACTGGCGACGGGCAGAAGGTCAATGGCCTCGTCTACACCGATCGCGCCAGCGGCGAGTCGCAGCGAATCGACCTCGAGGGCGTCTTCGTGCAGATCGGCCTGCTGCCGAACAGCGACTGGCTGAAGGGAACACTGGCGCTCTCGCGCCACGGCGAGATCGAGATCGACGCGCGCACGCAGACCTCGCTGCCCGGCGTCTTTGCCGCTGGCGACGTGACGACCGTGCCCTACAAGCAGATCGTCATCGCCATGGGCGAAGGCTCGAAAGCCGCGCTGAGCGCCTTCGATCACCTGATCCGCACGTCCGTCTCCTGA
- a CDS encoding DUF2782 domain-containing protein, giving the protein MRRTHAFLATLVLATAPVLAQTPPDLQPLPAVPPPPPEMAPLDASLEPQVTIVQRDGETVEEHRIGGRLYMIRVTPAHGVPYILVDHQGDGNFARHSIGGPPISVPMWTIGTF; this is encoded by the coding sequence ATGCGCCGCACCCATGCTTTTCTGGCCACTCTGGTTCTCGCCACGGCGCCAGTGCTTGCCCAGACTCCGCCCGATCTGCAGCCGTTGCCGGCAGTGCCGCCGCCACCGCCGGAGATGGCGCCGCTCGACGCTTCGCTGGAGCCGCAGGTGACGATCGTCCAGCGGGACGGCGAGACGGTCGAGGAACACCGGATCGGCGGCAGGCTCTACATGATCCGGGTGACGCCGGCGCACGGCGTGCCGTACATCCTGGTCGACCACCAGGGCGACGGGAACTTCGCGCGGCATTCGATCGGCGGTCCGCCGATCAGTGTGCCTATGTGGACCATCGGCACGTTCTGA
- the polA gene encoding DNA polymerase I, giving the protein MPTLLLVDGSSYLYRAFHALPDLRTTQSEPTGALHGVLNMLRRLESDHQAAGVDYKACVFDAKGRTFRDDWYAPYKANRPPMPDDLVRQIEPLYAAIAALGWPLLVVDGVEADDVIGTLATQAAAQGMQVVVSTGDKDLAQLVGPQVRLVNTMSNETLDEAGVVSRFGVPAGRIVDYLALVGDTVDNVPGVAKVGAKTAVRWLQQYGSLDGVIAAANDIGGAVGDNLRRALDFLPLARRLLTVRCDLELPLTLAELQPRALDRERLLELFRHYEMRSWLREVQGTADTAAAPAATPAAATPAAADGAHRAAYETILDWPAFDRWLQKIGNCALTALDTETTSLDPFAARLVGLSLAVAPGEAAYLPLAHRYPGAPSQLPQDAVLARLQAWLEDPTQAKIGQNLKYDQHVLANHGIRLAGVRHDTLLESYVLESGRDGVRGHDLGQLASRHLGLQTIPYEALCGKGAKQIGFEQVAIDQAAAYAAEDADLCLRLQQQLQPQIDSDAGLRRIYEEIEIPVREVLFRMERTGILIDAGLLTQQSHEIGKRLLELEERAHAAAGQPFNLNSPKQLAEILFDRLGLPVKKKTPTGTPSTDEEVLSELALDYPLPKILLESRQLAKLKGTYTDKLPKMINATTGRVHTSYAQAVAVTGRLASNDPNLQNIPVRTAEGRRIRAAFIAPPGSHLLSADYSQVELRIMAHLSQDARLLAAFAAGEDVHRATASEIFGVAAAEVGADQRRVAKVINFGLIYGMSAFGLARQLDLERGAAQSYIDRYFARYPGVAAYMEETRAAAKRQGYVETVFGRRLWLPEIRSSNVGRRQGAERAAINAPMQGTAADLIKSAMIAVQRWLDGEGLRTRLLLQVHDELVLEVPADELPTVRGELPRLMSEVASLRVPLVVDIGVGGNWDEAH; this is encoded by the coding sequence ATGCCCACCCTGCTGCTGGTCGACGGATCCTCCTATCTCTACCGGGCCTTCCACGCGCTGCCCGATCTGCGCACGACGCAGAGCGAGCCGACCGGCGCCCTGCACGGCGTCCTCAACATGCTGCGGCGGCTCGAGAGCGACCATCAGGCGGCGGGCGTCGACTACAAGGCCTGCGTCTTCGACGCCAAGGGGCGCACCTTCCGCGACGACTGGTACGCCCCCTACAAGGCCAACCGGCCACCGATGCCCGACGACCTCGTCCGCCAGATCGAGCCGCTGTACGCCGCCATCGCCGCGCTCGGCTGGCCGCTGCTGGTCGTCGACGGGGTCGAGGCGGACGACGTCATTGGCACGCTGGCGACGCAGGCGGCGGCGCAGGGCATGCAGGTCGTGGTGTCCACCGGCGACAAGGATCTGGCGCAACTCGTCGGCCCGCAGGTCCGTCTGGTCAACACGATGAGCAACGAAACGCTCGACGAGGCCGGCGTCGTCAGCCGCTTCGGCGTTCCCGCCGGGCGCATCGTCGACTACCTGGCGCTGGTCGGCGACACCGTCGACAACGTCCCCGGCGTCGCCAAGGTGGGAGCGAAGACCGCCGTCCGCTGGTTGCAGCAGTACGGCTCGCTCGACGGGGTCATCGCCGCCGCCAACGACATCGGCGGCGCCGTCGGCGACAACCTGCGGCGCGCACTCGATTTCCTGCCGCTGGCACGCCGCCTGCTGACCGTGCGCTGCGACCTCGAGCTGCCGCTGACGCTCGCCGAGCTGCAGCCGCGTGCCCTCGACCGCGAACGGCTGCTCGAGCTCTTCCGGCACTACGAGATGCGCTCGTGGTTGCGCGAGGTGCAGGGCACGGCTGACACAGCGGCAGCTCCGGCAGCGACACCGGCCGCCGCCACGCCCGCGGCGGCCGACGGCGCGCACCGCGCGGCCTACGAGACGATCCTCGACTGGCCGGCCTTCGACCGCTGGCTGCAGAAGATCGGCAACTGTGCGCTGACCGCGCTCGATACCGAGACCACCAGCCTCGACCCCTTCGCCGCCCGCCTCGTCGGCCTGTCGCTGGCGGTCGCGCCGGGCGAGGCAGCCTACCTGCCGCTCGCCCATCGCTACCCCGGCGCGCCGTCGCAACTGCCGCAGGACGCCGTGCTGGCCCGCCTGCAGGCGTGGCTCGAAGACCCCACGCAGGCAAAGATCGGCCAGAACCTGAAGTACGACCAGCACGTCCTCGCCAACCACGGCATCCGCCTCGCCGGCGTGCGGCACGACACGCTGCTCGAGTCCTACGTCCTCGAATCGGGCCGCGACGGCGTCCGCGGGCACGACCTCGGCCAGCTCGCCAGCCGCCACCTCGGGCTGCAGACGATCCCCTACGAAGCGCTTTGCGGCAAGGGCGCGAAGCAGATCGGTTTCGAGCAGGTGGCGATCGACCAGGCGGCAGCCTACGCCGCAGAGGACGCCGACCTCTGCCTGCGCCTGCAGCAGCAGCTCCAGCCGCAGATCGACAGCGACGCCGGCCTGCGGCGGATCTACGAAGAGATCGAGATACCGGTGCGCGAGGTCCTCTTCCGCATGGAGCGTACCGGCATCCTGATCGATGCCGGGCTGCTGACGCAGCAGAGCCACGAGATCGGCAAGCGCCTGCTCGAACTCGAGGAACGCGCGCATGCCGCCGCCGGGCAACCGTTCAACCTCAATTCGCCAAAGCAGCTCGCCGAGATCCTGTTCGACCGCCTCGGGCTGCCGGTGAAGAAGAAGACCCCGACGGGAACGCCGTCGACCGACGAAGAAGTGCTCTCCGAGCTCGCGCTCGACTACCCGCTGCCGAAGATCCTGCTCGAATCGCGGCAGCTCGCCAAGCTCAAGGGCACCTACACCGACAAGCTGCCGAAGATGATCAACGCCACCACCGGCCGCGTGCATACCAGCTACGCACAGGCGGTGGCGGTCACCGGCCGCCTCGCGTCGAACGACCCCAACCTGCAGAACATCCCGGTGCGCACCGCCGAAGGCCGCCGCATCCGCGCCGCTTTCATCGCCCCGCCCGGCAGCCACCTGCTCTCCGCCGACTACTCACAGGTCGAGCTGCGCATCATGGCGCACCTGTCGCAGGACGCGCGCCTGCTCGCCGCATTCGCCGCCGGCGAGGACGTGCACCGGGCGACGGCGAGCGAGATCTTCGGCGTCGCGGCGGCGGAAGTCGGCGCCGACCAGCGGCGTGTCGCCAAGGTGATCAACTTCGGCCTGATCTACGGCATGAGCGCCTTCGGCCTGGCCCGCCAGCTCGACCTCGAACGCGGTGCCGCGCAGTCGTACATCGATCGCTACTTCGCCCGCTACCCGGGCGTCGCCGCCTACATGGAAGAGACGCGCGCGGCGGCGAAGCGCCAGGGCTACGTCGAGACCGTCTTCGGCCGCCGGCTGTGGCTGCCCGAGATCCGCTCGAGCAACGTCGGCCGCCGCCAGGGCGCCGAACGTGCGGCGATCAACGCGCCGATGCAGGGCACCGCCGCCGACCTGATCAAGTCGGCGATGATCGCCGTCCAGCGCTGGCTCGACGGCGAAGGGCTGCGCACCCGCCTGTTGCTGCAGGTGCATGACGAACTCGTCCTCGAAGTGCCAGCGGACGAACTGCCAACCGTGCGCGGCGAGCTGCCGCGGCTGATGAGCGAGGTCGCCAGCCTGCGTGTGCCGCTGGTTGTCGACATCGGTGTCGGCGGCAACTGGGACGAGGCACATTGA
- the ahpC gene encoding alkyl hydroperoxide reductase subunit C produces MSLINTEIKSFTATAFHNGKFVPVSDADLKGKWSVVVFYPADFTFVCPTELGDLADEYDAFQKIGVEVYAVSTDTHFTHKAWADASETIKKIRYPMIGDPTGKITRNFDVMIETEGLALRGTFVVNPEGVIKVCEIHDLGIGRDAKELLRKVQAAQYVASHPGEVCPAKWTPGEATLAPSLDLVGKI; encoded by the coding sequence ATGTCCTTGATCAACACCGAAATCAAGTCGTTCACAGCCACCGCTTTTCACAATGGCAAGTTCGTCCCCGTTTCCGATGCCGACCTGAAAGGCAAGTGGTCCGTCGTCGTTTTCTACCCGGCCGACTTCACCTTCGTCTGCCCGACCGAACTCGGCGACCTGGCCGATGAGTACGATGCCTTCCAGAAGATCGGCGTCGAAGTCTATGCGGTGTCGACCGACACCCACTTCACGCACAAGGCGTGGGCCGATGCGTCGGAGACGATCAAGAAGATCCGCTATCCGATGATCGGCGACCCGACCGGCAAAATCACGCGCAACTTCGACGTCATGATCGAGACCGAGGGCCTGGCGCTGCGCGGCACCTTCGTCGTCAATCCGGAGGGCGTCATCAAGGTCTGCGAAATCCACGATCTCGGCATCGGCCGCGACGCCAAGGAACTGCTGCGCAAGGTGCAGGCCGCGCAATACGTCGCCAGCCACCCGGGTGAGGTCTGCCCGGCCAAGTGGACTCCGGGTGAGGCCACCCTGGCACCGTCGCTGGATCTCGTCGGCAAGATCTGA
- a CDS encoding class I SAM-dependent methyltransferase, with product MSMVDVIDGASFPRLEPIACPLCGQSNAARVIPARFGMLTSVAECAPCRLAYQTPRPSEEASRAYMNWRWSSGDSYVTDSENKRRAARAKLEHVQEVRPLPGRLLDFGAGSGAFVRASLDAGWQAIGVEQSEAAIARAREYYGVELQATLPDEEFDVITMWDVVEHLRDPLTVLRMLHDRLRREGVLLLETGNYENWRRILEGERWSLYLLDHHFYFSPHSLETVVTRAGFSAFRVLDVDHSAPSLRRTLTRPRWSLRAWQTYLASKRAWPEHGDINVMVAAATA from the coding sequence ATGAGCATGGTCGACGTCATCGATGGCGCCAGCTTTCCACGGCTCGAGCCGATCGCCTGCCCGCTCTGCGGCCAATCGAACGCGGCGCGCGTCATCCCCGCCCGCTTCGGCATGCTGACGTCGGTGGCCGAGTGCGCTCCCTGCCGCCTCGCCTACCAGACGCCGCGGCCATCCGAGGAAGCGTCGCGCGCCTACATGAACTGGCGCTGGTCCTCCGGCGACAGCTACGTGACCGATTCGGAGAACAAGCGCCGCGCCGCGCGCGCCAAACTGGAGCACGTGCAGGAAGTGCGCCCGCTGCCTGGCCGGCTGCTCGACTTCGGCGCCGGTTCCGGCGCCTTCGTCCGCGCCAGCCTCGATGCCGGCTGGCAGGCCATCGGCGTCGAACAGAGCGAAGCGGCGATCGCCCGCGCGCGCGAGTACTACGGCGTTGAACTGCAGGCGACGCTGCCCGACGAGGAGTTCGACGTGATCACGATGTGGGACGTCGTCGAGCACCTGCGCGACCCACTCACCGTGTTGCGGATGCTGCACGACCGCCTGCGCCGGGAAGGCGTCCTGCTGCTGGAAACCGGCAATTACGAGAACTGGCGCCGGATCCTCGAAGGGGAGCGCTGGAGCCTCTATCTCCTCGACCACCACTTCTACTTCTCGCCGCACAGCCTGGAGACGGTCGTCACGCGTGCCGGCTTCTCCGCCTTCCGGGTACTCGACGTCGACCACTCGGCGCCCTCGCTGCGCCGCACGCTGACGCGGCCACGCTGGAGCCTGCGTGCCTGGCAGACCTACCTCGCATCGAAGCGCGCCTGGCCCGAGCACGGCGACATCAACGTCATGGTCGCCGCCGCCACCGCCTGA
- a CDS encoding polysaccharide pyruvyl transferase family protein, whose amino-acid sequence MKPIRLYWWQGEGRDDPTRQNFGDYLSPLIVGMVSGRPVVHAPVASADLLAIGTILKRERQARRLLLPRRLHIWGSGAGDASERFPGRHHYHAVRGRHTLAAIAGGGQGAALGDPGLLVGHYWSGRPRPPKRYALGVIPHFVDQDSAAVAALLRIPGARLINVFAPIDDILHEVLSCAQVLSSSLHGLIISDGLEVPNRRMIISDHIRSTLKFADYYSAFGLAEPAPLDARLLRGNESPERLVGDYRRPDVDSRCAELLRSFPDVV is encoded by the coding sequence TTGAAGCCGATCAGACTCTACTGGTGGCAGGGCGAAGGCCGCGATGACCCGACCCGGCAGAATTTTGGCGACTACCTGTCGCCGTTGATCGTCGGCATGGTGTCGGGGCGACCCGTGGTGCACGCGCCGGTCGCCAGCGCCGACCTGCTCGCCATCGGCACGATCCTGAAACGGGAACGGCAGGCCCGCCGGCTCCTGCTGCCGCGCCGCCTGCACATCTGGGGCAGCGGTGCCGGCGACGCCAGCGAACGATTCCCTGGCCGCCACCACTATCACGCCGTCCGCGGCCGCCACACGCTGGCGGCAATCGCCGGCGGCGGCCAGGGTGCCGCGCTCGGCGACCCGGGACTCCTCGTCGGCCACTACTGGAGCGGCCGGCCGCGGCCGCCGAAGCGGTACGCGCTCGGCGTCATCCCGCACTTCGTCGACCAGGACAGCGCCGCCGTCGCCGCGCTGCTGCGCATCCCCGGCGCGCGGCTGATCAACGTCTTCGCGCCGATCGACGACATCCTGCACGAGGTGCTCTCCTGCGCACAGGTGCTGTCATCGAGCCTGCACGGACTGATCATCAGCGACGGGCTCGAGGTCCCGAATCGCCGCATGATCATCTCCGACCACATCCGCTCGACGCTCAAGTTCGCCGACTACTACTCGGCCTTCGGCCTCGCCGAACCCGCCCCGCTCGACGCCCGGCTGCTGCGCGGCAACGAAAGCCCCGAGCGCCTCGTCGGCGACTATCGCCGACCCGACGTCGACAGCCGTTGCGCCGAGCTGCTGCGCTCGTTTCCGGACGTCGTCTGA